Proteins encoded together in one Impatiens glandulifera chromosome 1, dImpGla2.1, whole genome shotgun sequence window:
- the LOC124911284 gene encoding transmembrane protein 147, with translation MTVFHFFNCAILTFGPHAVYYSATPLSEYDTLGTSVKTAVVYLVTALVKLVCLATFLKVSENDSFDPYQESLKALIGFIDVAGLYFALTQLTHRNISQNHKFQAVGLGWAFADSVLHRLAPLWVGARGLEFTWDYILQGLEANANLGLSISLAALGSLMWLRKNKPKTLIPIIYACAGIVATMPSITSYLRKGLGWHLPKVVGFELFTSLAMAFISWQLFSACQRPSN, from the exons atgacagTTTTCCACTTCTTTAACTGCGCAATTCTTACTTTCGGGCCACACGCCGTCTACTACTCGGCTACTCCTTT ATCTGAATATGATACACTTGGTACATCTGTTAAAACTGCTGTTGTATATCTTGTAACAGCATTAGTGAag CTTGTATGCTTAGCAACTTTTCTGAAGGTGTCCGAAAATGATAGCTTTGATCCGTATCAG GAATCGTTGAAAGCTTTAATTGGCTTTATAGATGTTGCGGGGCTTTACTTTGCTCTAACGCAGTTGACACATAGGAACATCTCTCAGAATCATAAATTTCAAGCTGTAGGTCTTG GTTGGGCCTTTGCTGACTCTGTTTTGCATCGGTTGGCACCACTTTGGGTGGGTGCTAGAGGACTAGAATTTACTTGGGACTACATTTTGCAAGGCTTGGAAGCGAATGCAAACCTT GGTTTGAGTATTTCTCTTGCTGCATTGGGATCGTTGATGTGGCTCCGTAAAAATAAACCCAAGACTTTGATTCCCATAATTTATGCCTGTGCAGGAATAGTAGCAACAATGCCTTCAATCACAAG TTATTTGAGGAAAGGTTTGGGGTGGCATTTACCCAAAGTTGTTGGCTTTGAACTTTTCACATCTCTAGCGATGGCTTTCATTAGCTGGCAGTTATTCTCGGCATGTCAACGACCATCCAACTGA